From Bradyrhizobium symbiodeficiens, the proteins below share one genomic window:
- a CDS encoding ABC transporter ATP-binding protein: protein MTKLVDISGLNIRFTGERTVYAVNDLSLSLGDGEVLGLLGESGSGKSVTLRALMRLLPKKRTQITGKVDVMGRDVLAMNDDELSSFRGQTVSMIFQEPALALDPVYTIGAQIAESVVRHEGKSYAEGRARALEMLEVVRIPSAKRRLDAYPHEMSGGMRQRAMIALALACRPKILLADEPTTALDATVQIQILLLLRELQREFGMSVIFVTHDIGVAIEICDRVAVMYAGQIVEQGTLRDIVRNPVHPYAKGLLASTIHGAKRGARLETIPGTPPSLAEKPHNCSFAPRCAVAQSRCLEQLPANVAVGPGRAARCVLAEQAAALS, encoded by the coding sequence ATGACAAAGCTCGTCGACATCTCAGGTCTCAACATCCGCTTCACCGGCGAGCGCACGGTCTATGCCGTGAACGACCTCAGTCTCTCGCTCGGGGACGGCGAGGTGCTGGGCCTGCTCGGCGAGTCCGGTTCGGGCAAGAGCGTGACATTGCGCGCGCTGATGCGGCTGTTGCCGAAGAAGCGCACGCAGATCACGGGCAAGGTCGACGTGATGGGCCGCGACGTGCTCGCCATGAACGACGACGAGCTGTCGTCCTTCCGCGGCCAGACCGTGTCGATGATCTTCCAGGAGCCCGCGCTCGCGCTCGACCCGGTCTACACCATCGGCGCGCAGATCGCCGAAAGCGTCGTGCGCCACGAAGGCAAGAGCTATGCGGAAGGCAGGGCGCGCGCGCTCGAAATGCTCGAGGTCGTGCGCATTCCCTCCGCAAAACGCCGGCTCGATGCCTATCCGCATGAGATGTCCGGCGGCATGCGCCAGCGCGCGATGATCGCGCTGGCGCTCGCCTGCCGGCCCAAAATCCTGCTCGCGGACGAGCCGACCACCGCGCTCGATGCCACCGTGCAGATCCAGATCCTGCTGCTGCTGCGCGAGCTGCAGCGCGAGTTCGGCATGTCCGTCATCTTCGTCACCCACGACATTGGTGTGGCGATCGAGATCTGCGACCGTGTCGCGGTGATGTATGCCGGCCAGATCGTGGAGCAGGGCACGCTTCGCGACATCGTCCGCAACCCCGTGCATCCCTATGCCAAGGGCCTGCTCGCCTCGACCATTCACGGTGCCAAGCGTGGTGCGCGGCTCGAAACCATCCCCGGCACGCCGCCCTCGCTGGCCGAGAAACCCCACAACTGCTCCTTCGCCCCGCGCTGCGCCGTGGCGCAGTCGCGTTGCCTGGAGCAACTGCCTGCCAATGTGGCGGTCGGGCCGGGCCGGGCGGCGCGATGTGTGCTGGCGGAGCAGGCGGCGGCGCTGTCATAA
- a CDS encoding amidase, whose translation MSSEPALMTLTEVARAIAMKQVSSHEVTRALLHRVAQWQPHLNAFMSIEAEAALKAADAADAELAKGNVRGPLHGVPLAHKDMYYDSGHVATCGSLIRRDFVPTVTSTALQRLKDAGQIRLGTLHLAEFAYGPTGHNAHYGPVRNPWNVAHITGGSSSGSGSSVAARLTFAALGSDTGGSIRMPAHFCGVTGLKTTVGRVSRAGAMPLSQSLDTVGPLARTAEDCALLLALMAGPDPADSTCSHEPLSDYVGATKGSLKGLKIGVPTSFYVDDLDAEVARVLDETIAVLKREGADIVKVELPDQRQLSSASQLVLAAEAAAFHKRWMIERPQDYGAQVLMRLQNGLAVPAITYLEAMRWRGPALAAHNAATAGVDAVIAPASPVPAPTIEESDVGGGPNAPAMVQRLTLFTRPVNYLGLPSLTIPSGFTKSGLPVGMQLIGRSFDEATLLTIGAAFQRVTDYHDRLPKLPS comes from the coding sequence ATGAGCAGTGAGCCTGCATTGATGACGCTCACCGAGGTCGCGCGCGCGATCGCGATGAAGCAGGTGTCCTCGCATGAGGTGACGCGCGCGCTGCTGCACCGTGTCGCGCAGTGGCAGCCGCATCTCAACGCCTTCATGTCGATTGAGGCCGAGGCTGCATTGAAGGCGGCGGATGCCGCCGATGCCGAGCTGGCCAAGGGCAATGTCCGTGGCCCCCTGCATGGCGTGCCACTCGCGCACAAGGACATGTATTACGATTCCGGCCACGTCGCGACTTGCGGCTCGCTGATCCGCCGCGATTTCGTGCCGACCGTGACCTCCACGGCGTTACAGCGGTTGAAGGACGCCGGCCAGATCAGGCTCGGCACGCTGCATCTGGCCGAATTCGCCTATGGCCCGACCGGGCATAACGCTCACTACGGCCCGGTGCGCAATCCCTGGAATGTCGCCCACATCACCGGCGGCTCCTCGTCCGGCTCCGGCTCGTCGGTCGCCGCGCGCCTGACGTTTGCGGCGCTCGGCTCCGACACCGGCGGCTCGATCCGCATGCCCGCGCATTTCTGCGGCGTCACCGGGCTCAAGACCACGGTCGGCCGCGTCAGCCGCGCCGGCGCGATGCCGCTGTCGCAATCGCTCGACACCGTCGGCCCGCTCGCCCGCACCGCGGAGGATTGCGCGCTGCTGCTGGCGCTGATGGCTGGCCCCGACCCGGCGGACTCCACCTGCAGCCACGAGCCGCTGTCGGACTATGTCGGCGCGACCAAGGGCTCGCTGAAAGGCCTCAAAATCGGCGTGCCCACCTCGTTCTACGTCGACGATCTCGACGCCGAGGTCGCGCGCGTGCTGGACGAGACCATCGCGGTGCTCAAGCGCGAGGGCGCCGACATCGTCAAGGTCGAGCTGCCGGACCAGCGGCAATTGTCGTCGGCGAGCCAGCTCGTGCTCGCGGCCGAGGCTGCCGCCTTCCACAAGCGCTGGATGATCGAGCGGCCGCAGGATTATGGTGCGCAGGTCCTGATGCGGCTGCAGAACGGCCTCGCCGTTCCTGCCATCACCTATCTTGAGGCGATGCGCTGGCGCGGTCCGGCGCTCGCCGCGCACAACGCTGCGACCGCTGGCGTCGATGCGGTGATCGCGCCGGCATCCCCGGTGCCGGCACCGACGATCGAGGAGAGCGACGTCGGCGGCGGTCCGAACGCGCCGGCCATGGTGCAGCGCCTGACGCTGTTCACCCGCCCCGTGAACTATCTCGGTCTGCCGTCCCTCACCATTCCCTCGGGCTTCACGAAGAGCGGCCTGCCGGTCGGCATGCAGCTGATCGGCCGCTCGTTCGACGAGGCGACCCTGCTCACCATCGGCGCCGCCTTCCAGCGCGTCACCGACTATCACGATCGATTGCCGAAACTGCCGTCATGA
- a CDS encoding ABC transporter ATP-binding protein, which translates to MSESNTSVEMLEPVEDVGGVAQPLLQVNGLTKHFPVRGGLFAAKRTVRAVDNVSFAVAKGETVGIVGESGCGKSTTARLLMHLMPRDAGDIIYDGMTVGQSLSLRELRRGMQMVFQDSYASLNPRLTIEESIAFGPKVHGMADGAARALARELLGKVGLVPANFANRYPHEISGGQRQRVNIARALALSPRLVILDEAVSALDKSVEAQVLNLLADLKREFGLTYLFISHDLNVVRYISDRVLVMYLGEVVELGPVDQVWDNPAHPYTRALLAAMPSSDPDRRTEQPPITGDPPNPIDPPPGCRFHTRCPFAEPLCANATPKLVALDKMGHEAACYMAIPGSGHSRAPREKTT; encoded by the coding sequence ATGAGCGAGAGCAACACATCCGTTGAAATGCTCGAGCCGGTCGAAGACGTCGGCGGCGTCGCGCAGCCGCTGCTTCAGGTCAACGGCCTCACCAAGCACTTCCCTGTTCGCGGTGGGCTGTTTGCCGCGAAGCGTACCGTGCGCGCCGTCGATAACGTCTCCTTCGCCGTCGCCAAGGGCGAGACCGTCGGCATCGTCGGCGAATCCGGTTGCGGCAAGTCCACCACCGCCCGGTTGTTGATGCACCTGATGCCCCGCGATGCCGGCGACATCATCTATGACGGAATGACCGTGGGACAGTCGCTGAGCTTGCGCGAGCTGCGCCGCGGCATGCAGATGGTGTTCCAGGACTCCTACGCCTCGCTCAATCCGCGCCTCACGATCGAGGAGTCGATCGCCTTCGGCCCGAAGGTGCACGGCATGGCCGATGGCGCCGCGCGTGCATTGGCGCGCGAGCTGCTCGGTAAGGTCGGCCTGGTCCCTGCAAACTTCGCCAACCGCTATCCGCACGAGATCTCCGGGGGCCAGCGCCAGCGCGTCAACATCGCGCGTGCGCTGGCGCTGTCGCCGCGTCTGGTGATCCTGGACGAAGCCGTCTCCGCACTCGACAAATCGGTCGAGGCGCAGGTGCTCAACCTGCTGGCGGACCTCAAGCGCGAATTCGGGCTGACCTATCTCTTCATCAGCCACGACCTCAACGTCGTGCGCTACATCAGCGATCGCGTGCTGGTGATGTATCTCGGCGAAGTCGTCGAACTCGGCCCGGTCGACCAGGTCTGGGATAACCCCGCGCATCCCTACACGCGCGCACTCCTTGCGGCGATGCCGTCGTCCGACCCCGACAGGCGTACCGAGCAGCCTCCGATCACGGGCGATCCGCCCAATCCGATCGATCCGCCCCCCGGCTGCCGCTTCCACACCCGTTGCCCGTTTGCGGAGCCGCTCTGCGCAAATGCGACACCAAAGCTCGTCGCGCTCGATAAGATGGGCCACGAGGCCGCGTGCTACATGGCGATACCGGGTTCAGGCCATAGCCGCGCGCCCAGGGAGAAGACCACATGA
- a CDS encoding ABC transporter permease gives MSELPLSATSDAALQAAPATKARGYWATVGRRIRRDKVSMACALVLLLIFLSAVLAPWLGLEDPYKGSMIRRLRHIGTAGYPLGTDELGRDMLARLIYGGRLSLVIGILPVILAFCIGTSLGLVAGYVGGKLNTAIMRTIDVFYAFPSVLLAIAISGALGAGILNSIVSLTVVFVPQITRVAESVTTGVRNMDFVEAARASGAGPFTIMRVHILGNVLGSIFVYATSLISVSMILAAGLSFLGLGTKPPEPEWGLMLNTLRTAIYVNPWVAALPGAMIFAVSICFNLLSDGLRSAMDIRN, from the coding sequence ATGAGCGAGCTTCCGTTGTCCGCCACCAGCGACGCCGCGCTGCAAGCCGCGCCCGCGACCAAGGCGCGCGGCTATTGGGCGACTGTCGGCCGCCGCATCCGGCGTGACAAGGTCAGCATGGCCTGCGCGCTGGTGCTGCTGCTGATCTTCCTGTCCGCGGTCCTCGCGCCATGGCTCGGCCTGGAAGATCCCTATAAGGGCTCGATGATCCGTCGCCTGCGCCACATCGGCACGGCAGGCTACCCGCTCGGTACCGACGAGCTCGGCCGCGACATGCTGGCGCGCCTGATCTATGGCGGCCGGTTGTCGCTGGTGATCGGCATCCTGCCCGTGATCCTTGCGTTCTGCATCGGCACCTCGCTGGGTCTCGTCGCCGGTTATGTCGGCGGCAAGCTCAACACCGCGATCATGCGCACGATCGACGTATTCTATGCCTTTCCCTCGGTGCTGCTGGCGATTGCGATCTCCGGCGCACTCGGCGCCGGCATCCTCAATTCCATTGTGTCGCTCACGGTCGTGTTCGTGCCGCAGATCACCCGCGTCGCCGAGAGCGTCACCACGGGCGTGCGCAACATGGACTTCGTCGAGGCCGCGCGGGCTTCGGGCGCCGGACCCTTCACCATCATGCGTGTGCACATTCTCGGCAACGTGCTGGGTTCGATCTTCGTCTACGCCACCAGTCTCATTTCGGTCTCGATGATTCTGGCGGCAGGTCTCTCCTTCCTCGGCCTCGGCACCAAGCCGCCGGAGCCCGAATGGGGCCTGATGCTCAACACGCTCCGCACCGCGATCTACGTCAATCCGTGGGTTGCCGCATTGCCGGGCGCCATGATCTTCGCGGTCTCGATCTGCTTCAATCTGCTCTCGGACGGCCTGCGCAGCGCCATGGATATCAGGAACTAG
- a CDS encoding ABC transporter permease, with protein sequence MLAYIARRIVYVIPIVISVALVCFLLVHITPGDPLVAVLPADASQELAAQLRTAYGFDRPLPVQFGLWLLRALHGDLGNSIATGRPVLAEVMRAVSNTVTLAIAAAIIGFTMGVLLGLIAGYFRETWIDKLATSFAIAGVSVPHYWLGMVLVIIFSVQLNWLPAVGAGPNGSNSWAWDWAHLKYLVLPAITTSVIPMGIVTRTVRALTGDILSQDFVEALRAKGLHERGVFRHVIKNAAPTALAVMGLQLGYMLGGSILIETVFSWPGSGFLLNSAIFQRDLPLLQGTILILALFFVFLNLMVDIAQAAIDPRIKRG encoded by the coding sequence GTGCTCGCCTATATCGCCAGACGCATCGTCTACGTCATTCCGATCGTCATCAGCGTCGCGCTGGTGTGTTTTCTGCTCGTGCACATCACGCCGGGCGATCCGCTGGTCGCGGTGCTCCCCGCAGATGCCTCGCAGGAGCTCGCGGCGCAGCTTCGCACCGCCTACGGATTCGACCGTCCGCTACCGGTGCAGTTCGGGCTTTGGCTGCTTCGTGCCCTTCACGGCGACCTCGGCAATTCCATCGCCACCGGGCGCCCGGTCCTCGCGGAGGTCATGCGCGCGGTCAGCAATACCGTTACGCTCGCGATTGCCGCCGCCATTATCGGCTTCACCATGGGCGTCCTGCTCGGCTTGATCGCCGGCTATTTCCGCGAGACCTGGATCGACAAGCTCGCGACCTCCTTTGCCATCGCGGGCGTGTCGGTGCCGCATTACTGGCTCGGCATGGTGCTCGTCATCATCTTCTCGGTGCAGCTCAACTGGCTGCCCGCAGTCGGCGCCGGGCCGAACGGCTCCAACTCCTGGGCCTGGGACTGGGCGCATCTGAAATATCTCGTGCTGCCGGCGATCACGACCTCGGTGATTCCGATGGGCATCGTCACCCGCACGGTGCGCGCGCTGACCGGCGACATCCTCAGCCAGGATTTCGTCGAGGCCTTGCGCGCCAAGGGGCTGCACGAGCGCGGCGTGTTCCGCCACGTCATCAAGAACGCCGCTCCGACCGCGCTGGCGGTGATGGGGCTTCAATTGGGCTACATGCTCGGCGGCTCGATCCTGATCGAGACCGTGTTCTCCTGGCCGGGCTCGGGCTTCCTGCTCAACTCCGCGATCTTCCAGCGCGATCTGCCGCTGCTGCAGGGCACGATCCTGATCCTGGCGCTGTTCTTCGTGTTCCTCAATCTCATGGTCGACATCGCGCAAGCCGCGATCGACCCCCGCATCAAGCGGGGCTAG
- a CDS encoding ABC transporter substrate-binding protein — MLMKKTTRAALIAVLALTTAAAWPRAVSAETVLRIGMTAADIPRTLGQPDQGFEGNRFTGLTMYDALTGWDLSSAEKASVVIPGLATEWKVDDTDKTKWTFKLRPGVTFHDGSPFNADAVVWNVEKVLKQDAPQFDASQVGVTASRMPTLASARKIDDMTVELTTKEPDSFLPINLTNLFMASPAKWQHFYDKAEGVDAKAKSQAAWTAFAKDAAGTGPWKMASFTPRERLELVKNANYWDKARVPKVDKMVLLPMPEANARTAALLSGQVDWVEAPAPDALPELKQRGFKLYANEQPHVWPWQFSRVEGSPWNDIRVRKAANLCIDREGLKDGLLAGLMVPATGTFEPGHPWRGKPTFEIKYDKAAAQKLMQEAGFGPNKKLTVKTQTSASGSGQMQPLAMNEYLQQALAECYFDVKLDVIEWNTLFTNWRRGAKDPSANGSNATNVTYAAMDPFFALVRFLQSGMAPPVSNNWGFINNPKFDELVKKARQTFDPAARDAALAELHAASVDDAAFLYVAHDVGPRAMSPKVTGVVQPKSWFIDFSLVSIAQ; from the coding sequence ATGCTTATGAAAAAGACCACGCGCGCGGCATTGATCGCGGTACTCGCTCTAACGACGGCGGCTGCATGGCCGCGTGCGGTCAGCGCCGAGACCGTGCTGCGCATCGGCATGACCGCTGCCGATATTCCGCGCACGTTGGGCCAGCCCGACCAGGGCTTTGAGGGCAACCGCTTCACCGGCCTCACCATGTATGACGCGCTGACCGGCTGGGACCTGTCCTCCGCCGAGAAGGCGAGCGTGGTGATTCCCGGCCTTGCGACCGAATGGAAGGTCGACGATACCGACAAGACCAAATGGACCTTCAAGTTGCGCCCCGGCGTCACCTTCCACGACGGCTCGCCGTTCAACGCGGATGCGGTGGTATGGAACGTCGAGAAGGTGTTGAAGCAGGACGCGCCGCAGTTCGACGCCAGCCAGGTCGGTGTCACGGCCTCGCGCATGCCGACGCTGGCCTCTGCCAGGAAGATCGACGACATGACGGTCGAGCTCACCACCAAGGAGCCCGACAGCTTCCTGCCGATCAACCTCACCAACCTGTTCATGGCCAGCCCGGCGAAGTGGCAGCATTTCTATGACAAGGCGGAAGGCGTTGACGCCAAGGCCAAGTCGCAGGCCGCCTGGACCGCGTTTGCCAAGGATGCCGCGGGAACCGGCCCGTGGAAGATGGCGAGCTTCACGCCGCGCGAGCGGCTCGAGCTCGTGAAGAACGCGAATTATTGGGACAAGGCGCGCGTGCCCAAGGTCGACAAGATGGTGCTGCTGCCGATGCCGGAAGCCAACGCGCGCACCGCGGCGCTGCTCTCCGGGCAGGTCGATTGGGTCGAGGCACCCGCGCCGGACGCGCTGCCCGAGCTGAAGCAGCGCGGCTTCAAGCTCTACGCCAACGAGCAGCCGCATGTCTGGCCCTGGCAGTTCTCGCGGGTCGAGGGTTCGCCCTGGAACGACATCCGCGTGCGCAAGGCCGCGAACCTCTGTATCGATCGTGAAGGCCTCAAGGACGGCTTGCTCGCCGGCCTGATGGTGCCCGCGACCGGCACCTTCGAGCCCGGCCATCCCTGGCGCGGCAAGCCGACTTTCGAGATCAAGTACGACAAGGCGGCTGCGCAGAAGCTGATGCAGGAGGCCGGCTTCGGTCCCAACAAGAAACTGACGGTGAAGACTCAGACGTCGGCGTCCGGTTCGGGCCAGATGCAGCCGCTGGCGATGAACGAATATCTCCAGCAGGCGCTGGCCGAATGCTATTTCGACGTGAAGCTCGACGTCATCGAGTGGAACACGCTGTTCACCAATTGGCGCCGCGGCGCCAAGGATCCCTCGGCCAACGGCTCTAACGCGACCAACGTGACCTACGCGGCGATGGACCCGTTCTTCGCGCTGGTGCGCTTCCTGCAGTCCGGCATGGCCCCGCCGGTCTCGAACAATTGGGGTTTCATCAACAATCCCAAGTTCGACGAGCTGGTGAAGAAGGCGCGCCAGACCTTCGATCCTGCCGCGCGTGACGCAGCGCTGGCCGAGCTGCACGCCGCCTCCGTCGACGATGCCGCCTTCCTCTACGTCGCCCACGACGTCGGCCCCCGGGCGATGAGCCCGAAGGTCACGGGCGTCGTGCAGCCGAAGAGCTGGTTCATCGACTTCTCGCTGGTGTCGATCGCGCAGTAG
- a CDS encoding ABC transporter substrate-binding protein codes for MRIRLSTCLAVLALALSAISARAETVVRYGISMADIPLTTGQPDRGAGAYQFTAYTIYDPLVAWEMDVADRPGKLVPGLATEWKVDDNDKTKWRFTLRKGVKFHDGSEFNADAVIWNLDKVLNDKAPQFDKRQSAQVKTRLPSVASYAKIDDSTVEITTKTVDSFFPYQMLWFLVSSPAQYDKLGKDWDKFASQPSGTGPFKLTKLVPRELAELSKNPDYWNKKRIPKVDKIVLVPMPEALTRTNALLAGQVDLIETPAPDAVPQLKAAGMKLVDNVTPHVWNYHLSVLPGSPWTDIRLRKALNLAIDRDAVVGLMNGLAKPAKGQVDPSSPWFGKPSFELKYDPAAAKKLVEEAGYSKAKPLKATFIIAQGGTGQMLSLPMNEFLQQSFKEIGIDIDFKVVELETLYTHWRKGAADEINAGITANNIAYVTSDPLYAIVRFFASDQIAPVGVNWGGYKNPKVDALINQAKQTFDTAKQDDLIAQAHALIVDDAALVWVVHDTNPHALSPKIKQFVQAQHWFQDLTTIGME; via the coding sequence ATGCGTATCCGTCTATCGACTTGTCTCGCCGTGCTTGCACTGGCGTTGTCCGCAATCTCGGCGCGCGCCGAAACGGTGGTGCGCTACGGCATCTCGATGGCGGACATCCCGCTGACGACCGGCCAGCCGGATCGCGGGGCCGGCGCCTATCAGTTCACGGCCTATACGATCTACGATCCGCTTGTGGCGTGGGAGATGGACGTCGCGGACCGTCCCGGCAAGCTGGTGCCGGGGCTCGCGACCGAGTGGAAGGTGGATGACAACGACAAGACCAAATGGCGCTTCACGCTTCGCAAGGGCGTCAAGTTTCACGACGGCAGCGAGTTTAACGCCGACGCGGTGATCTGGAATCTGGACAAGGTGCTCAACGACAAGGCGCCGCAATTCGACAAGCGGCAGAGCGCGCAGGTGAAGACCCGCCTGCCCTCCGTCGCCAGCTACGCCAAGATCGACGATTCCACCGTGGAAATTACGACCAAAACCGTCGATTCCTTCTTTCCCTATCAGATGCTGTGGTTCCTGGTGTCGAGCCCGGCGCAATATGACAAGCTCGGCAAGGATTGGGACAAGTTCGCCAGCCAGCCGTCCGGCACCGGCCCGTTCAAGCTGACGAAGCTGGTGCCGCGCGAGCTCGCCGAGCTCAGCAAGAATCCGGACTACTGGAACAAGAAGCGCATTCCCAAGGTCGACAAGATCGTGCTGGTGCCGATGCCGGAAGCGCTGACGCGGACCAATGCGCTGCTCGCGGGACAGGTGGACCTGATCGAAACGCCGGCGCCGGACGCCGTGCCGCAGCTCAAGGCCGCCGGCATGAAGCTGGTCGACAACGTCACGCCGCATGTCTGGAATTACCATCTCAGCGTGCTGCCGGGTTCGCCCTGGACCGACATCCGCCTGCGCAAGGCGCTGAACCTCGCGATCGACCGCGACGCCGTGGTCGGCTTGATGAACGGCCTTGCCAAGCCCGCGAAGGGCCAGGTCGACCCGTCGAGCCCCTGGTTCGGCAAGCCTAGCTTCGAGCTGAAATACGATCCGGCCGCAGCCAAGAAACTGGTCGAGGAAGCCGGCTACTCCAAGGCGAAGCCGCTGAAGGCCACCTTCATCATCGCGCAGGGCGGCACCGGCCAGATGCTGTCGCTGCCGATGAACGAATTCCTGCAGCAGAGCTTCAAGGAGATCGGCATCGACATCGACTTCAAGGTGGTCGAGCTCGAGACGCTCTATACGCATTGGCGCAAGGGCGCGGCCGACGAGATCAACGCCGGCATCACCGCAAACAACATCGCCTATGTCACTTCCGACCCGCTCTACGCCATCGTCCGCTTCTTCGCCTCCGACCAGATCGCGCCTGTCGGCGTCAACTGGGGCGGCTACAAGAACCCGAAGGTCGACGCGCTGATCAATCAGGCCAAGCAGACCTTCGACACTGCCAAGCAGGACGATCTGATCGCGCAGGCGCATGCGCTGATCGTGGACGATGCCGCGCTGGTGTGGGTCGTCCACGATACCAACCCGCATGCGCTGTCGCCGAAGATCAAGCAGTTCGTGCAGGCGCAGCACTGGTTCCAGGATCTGACGACGATCGGGATGGAGTGA
- a CDS encoding CHASE2 domain-containing protein, translating to MKRLKILRRWFARKLGYARLMCLALLVVFAGARLWDPPPIQELRLRTFDMFQLIDPRHKTARPVTIVDIDDKSLARLGQWPWPRTRIADMIQNLTSNGVVAIGFDVVFSEPDRLNPDLVASQMRSLDDATRAKLRELPTNDQILSEAIKRSRVVLGETGQRAISSELDKSLPFTGIATVGEEGAERFLFEFPGLLRNVPVIEKVAAGRGLFTIKTERDGLIRRVPMVMRAQGNIMPSLSLEILRVATGTPTVLIRTDKSGVRAVRLKGVEIPTDKNAQLWVHYARQDPSIYVSAADVLDNTVPPAKLAGKLVLVGTSAVGLNDIKTTPVSSTMPGVEIHAQVLESLLSGAVISQPNYALGVELLAALVIGLLVIIFTPNFGPVRLVLAGATFAAILVGVSWFFYAQYRYLIDFTYPLLSTTAIYLTLIFASFVREQRQRVQIRGQFAQYMSPVLVEQLAQSPEKLVLGGEEREMTIMFSDVRGFTTISESYKHDPQGLIALMNRFLTPLTDVIIERKGYIDKYMGDAIMAFWNAPLDDSEHEVNACEAAIQMLERIDAVNKERELEAAEGGHVYIPLNVGIGLNTGIGVVGNMGSDLKKNYSVLGDSVNLASRLEGQSKEYGFPIIVGSRTALAAKDKFAILELDFIMVKGKTEPEVIYAIAGREDVMHSAAFQRLRNITIETLGCYRGRDWQGALDAIERGRKSEDADTLEKLFKLYEVRIKEFQVNPPPEGWNGAYALLTK from the coding sequence ATGAAACGTCTAAAAATCCTGCGGCGGTGGTTTGCGCGGAAGCTGGGCTATGCGCGGCTGATGTGCCTTGCGCTGCTGGTCGTGTTCGCCGGCGCGCGCCTGTGGGATCCGCCGCCGATCCAGGAATTGCGGCTGCGCACCTTCGACATGTTCCAGCTGATCGATCCGCGCCACAAGACGGCGCGACCGGTCACCATCGTCGACATCGACGACAAGAGCCTCGCCAGGCTCGGCCAGTGGCCGTGGCCGCGTACGCGGATCGCCGATATGATCCAGAACCTCACCAGCAACGGCGTGGTGGCGATCGGCTTCGACGTGGTGTTTTCGGAGCCCGACCGGCTCAATCCAGATCTGGTCGCGAGCCAGATGCGCTCTCTCGACGATGCCACCCGCGCCAAGCTACGCGAACTGCCGACCAACGACCAGATCCTCTCCGAGGCGATCAAGCGCTCGCGCGTGGTGCTGGGCGAGACCGGACAGCGGGCGATCTCGTCCGAGCTCGACAAGTCGCTGCCGTTCACCGGCATCGCGACGGTTGGCGAGGAGGGTGCTGAACGTTTCCTGTTCGAATTCCCTGGCCTGCTCCGCAACGTGCCCGTCATCGAGAAGGTCGCGGCCGGCCGCGGCCTGTTCACCATCAAGACCGAGCGCGACGGCTTGATCCGCCGCGTGCCGATGGTGATGCGCGCCCAGGGCAACATCATGCCCTCGCTCAGCCTCGAGATCCTGCGCGTCGCCACGGGCACGCCGACGGTGCTGATCCGGACCGACAAGAGCGGCGTGCGGGCCGTACGCCTCAAGGGCGTCGAGATTCCGACCGACAAGAACGCTCAGCTTTGGGTGCATTATGCGCGCCAGGACCCCTCGATCTACGTCTCGGCGGCCGACGTCCTCGACAACACCGTGCCGCCCGCCAAGCTCGCCGGCAAGCTGGTGCTGGTCGGCACCTCCGCAGTCGGGCTCAACGACATCAAGACCACGCCGGTGTCCTCGACCATGCCTGGGGTCGAGATCCATGCCCAAGTACTCGAGAGCCTGCTGAGCGGCGCGGTGATCTCGCAGCCGAACTACGCCCTCGGCGTCGAATTGCTCGCCGCGCTCGTCATCGGCCTGCTCGTCATCATCTTCACGCCGAACTTCGGGCCGGTACGCCTGGTGCTCGCGGGCGCGACCTTCGCCGCCATCTTGGTCGGCGTGTCCTGGTTCTTCTACGCGCAGTACCGCTACCTCATCGATTTCACCTATCCGCTGCTGTCAACCACGGCGATCTATCTGACGCTGATCTTCGCCAGCTTCGTGCGCGAGCAGCGCCAGCGCGTGCAGATCCGCGGGCAGTTCGCGCAATACATGTCGCCGGTGCTGGTCGAGCAGCTGGCGCAGTCGCCGGAAAAGCTCGTGCTCGGCGGCGAAGAGCGCGAGATGACGATCATGTTCTCGGACGTGCGCGGCTTCACCACGATCTCGGAGAGCTACAAGCACGACCCGCAAGGCCTGATTGCGCTGATGAACCGGTTCCTGACGCCGCTCACCGACGTGATCATCGAGCGGAAGGGCTATATCGACAAATACATGGGCGACGCCATCATGGCGTTCTGGAACGCGCCGCTCGACGATTCCGAGCACGAGGTCAACGCCTGCGAGGCCGCGATCCAGATGCTGGAGCGGATCGACGCGGTCAACAAGGAGCGCGAGCTGGAGGCCGCCGAGGGCGGCCATGTCTACATTCCGCTCAATGTCGGCATCGGCCTCAACACCGGCATCGGCGTGGTCGGCAACATGGGCTCGGACCTGAAGAAGAACTATTCGGTGCTCGGCGACAGCGTGAACCTGGCTTCACGGCTGGAAGGCCAGTCGAAGGAATACGGCTTTCCCATCATCGTGGGATCCAGGACTGCGCTTGCTGCCAAGGACAAGTTCGCGATCCTCGAGCTCGACTTCATCATGGTCAAGGGCAAGACCGAACCCGAGGTGATCTACGCCATCGCGGGCCGCGAGGACGTGATGCATTCGGCCGCCTTTCAGCGCCTGCGCAACATCACCATCGAGACACTCGGCTGCTATCGCGGCCGCGACTGGCAGGGAGCACTCGACGCGATCGAACGCGGCCGCAAGAGCGAGGACGCCGATACGCTGGAAAAGCTGTTCAAGCTGTACGAAGTGCGGATTAAGGAATTCCAGGTCAATCCGCCGCCGGAGGGCTGGAACGGGGCATATGCGCTGCTGACGAAGTAG